A window of Candidatus Pantoea floridensis contains these coding sequences:
- a CDS encoding Hcp family type VI secretion system effector: MAQDMFIKIDGIEGESLDATHKNEIQVLEWKWDVLQPKNMHSGSGGGSGRATVADFVFQHYTDKASPNLLSYCLTGKHIKNIAFTVRKAGGDPLEYMILKFTDVIITKVGMGGSHKDETRPREEVSFSFTKVTEDYVMQNAEGHKSGVISATYDVKANQHS; this comes from the coding sequence ATGGCCCAAGATATGTTTATTAAAATTGATGGCATCGAAGGTGAATCTTTAGATGCTACTCATAAAAACGAGATCCAGGTTCTGGAATGGAAATGGGACGTATTGCAGCCTAAGAATATGCACAGCGGTTCAGGCGGTGGTTCTGGTCGTGCTACTGTTGCTGACTTCGTGTTCCAGCATTATACCGACAAAGCAAGTCCAAACCTGTTGAGCTACTGTCTGACTGGTAAGCATATTAAAAATATCGCTTTCACCGTGCGTAAAGCTGGTGGCGATCCACTGGAATACATGATTCTGAAGTTCACTGACGTAATCATTACTAAAGTTGGAATGGGTGGCTCTCATAAAGACGAAACTCGTCCACGTGAAGAAGTTAGCTTCTCCTTCACCAAAGTAACTGAAGATTATGTAATGCAGAATGCTGAAGGTCATAAGTCTGGTGTTATCTCTGCGACTTATGATGTAAAAGCAAACCAGCATAGCTAA
- a CDS encoding fimbrial protein, with translation MFTQLGGKTSLNILQPLLGMTLLLIGFAASAKSCSTKGSCNIEVTFLGTFLAQTCDVSVNNGGESGTVVLPTVSSQLLQKSGDEVGSTQFPISLRNCPVNRTIEMRFTTSGGNTSDSETGNLVNSTGNDYSNDVQVRVRKIDGTQLSIDDNNSFQEYLIPASGDEVTHNFIASYYAKSNGAVSAGLVQTRSTIDLTYK, from the coding sequence ATGTTTACGCAACTAGGCGGAAAAACTTCATTAAACATTCTGCAACCTTTACTTGGCATGACCTTACTGCTAATTGGTTTCGCCGCGTCGGCAAAGAGTTGTTCAACGAAAGGCAGCTGCAATATTGAAGTTACTTTTTTGGGAACGTTCTTGGCGCAGACTTGCGACGTTAGCGTTAATAATGGTGGTGAATCAGGAACGGTGGTATTGCCCACGGTATCATCGCAATTATTACAAAAAAGTGGAGATGAGGTAGGGAGCACGCAATTCCCTATTTCTCTGAGAAATTGCCCGGTTAACCGTACCATTGAGATGCGTTTTACCACCAGTGGTGGAAATACATCAGACAGTGAGACGGGTAACCTGGTGAATAGCACCGGCAACGATTACAGCAATGATGTTCAAGTGCGGGTGCGGAAAATTGACGGTACACAACTGAGTATCGACGATAATAACAGCTTTCAGGAGTATTTAATTCCTGCAAGTGGTGATGAAGTGACACACAACTTTATCGCCAGTTATTATGCTAAGAGTAATGGAGCAGTGAGTGCGGGGCTTGTGCAAACTCGCTCCACCATTGACCTGACTTACAAGTAA
- the tssC gene encoding type VI secretion system contractile sheath large subunit, which translates to MSTSRMMEKQNAAAQAASQASAFSSLLNKEFKVKSEQTKAAVEGAVRTLAEQALVNSVTVSDDAYKSIASIIAEIDRKLSEQINLVLHHEEFQSLESAWRGLHHLVTNTETDEKLKLRFMDVSKEELRRSMRRYKGTSWDQSPLFKKIYEEEYGQLGGEPYGCMVADYFFDHSAADVDLLSSIGKVAASAHMPFIAGASPNVLQMDSWQELSNPRDLTKIFTQNLEYAAWNSLRQSEDSRYIGLAMPRFLARLPYGTVTNPVEAFHFEENTDGENHSKYVWSNAAYAMAVNINRSFKENGWCTMIRGVESGGVVEGLPCHTFPTDDGGVDMKCPTEIAISDRRESELAKNGFIPLVHRKNTDFAAFIGAQSLQKPAEYYDADATANATLSARLPYLFACSRFAHYLKCIVRDKIGTFKERDDMQRWLNDWVMNYVDGDPSNSSIEIKARRPLAAAEVIVEDVEGNPGYYQAKFFLRPHFQLEGLTVSLRMVAKLPSVKGGA; encoded by the coding sequence ATGTCAACTTCACGAATGATGGAAAAACAAAATGCGGCAGCACAAGCCGCTTCTCAGGCAAGTGCATTTAGTTCTTTGCTGAATAAAGAGTTTAAAGTTAAATCCGAACAGACCAAAGCTGCAGTTGAAGGCGCAGTGAGAACGCTGGCTGAACAGGCCTTGGTAAACTCGGTGACGGTATCTGACGATGCTTATAAAAGTATCGCCTCAATTATTGCCGAAATTGATCGCAAGCTGTCAGAGCAAATTAACCTGGTTCTTCACCATGAAGAGTTTCAGTCGTTGGAAAGTGCCTGGCGAGGTCTGCATCACTTGGTAACCAATACCGAGACCGATGAAAAGTTAAAGCTGCGCTTTATGGATGTATCCAAAGAAGAATTACGCCGCAGTATGCGACGCTATAAAGGGACATCATGGGATCAAAGCCCACTCTTCAAAAAGATCTATGAAGAAGAGTATGGCCAGCTCGGCGGTGAGCCATACGGCTGTATGGTGGCGGACTATTTCTTCGATCACTCTGCTGCCGACGTGGATCTGCTGTCATCGATTGGTAAAGTGGCCGCTTCTGCACACATGCCATTCATTGCAGGTGCATCGCCGAACGTATTGCAGATGGATTCCTGGCAGGAACTTTCTAATCCACGCGATCTAACTAAAATCTTTACTCAGAATCTGGAATACGCGGCCTGGAACAGTCTGCGTCAGTCTGAAGATTCTCGTTATATTGGCCTGGCAATGCCGCGCTTCCTGGCTCGTCTGCCATATGGCACCGTTACCAACCCGGTTGAAGCCTTCCATTTCGAAGAGAACACCGACGGCGAAAACCACAGCAAGTATGTCTGGTCGAATGCTGCCTATGCGATGGCGGTAAATATCAACCGTTCCTTTAAAGAGAACGGCTGGTGCACCATGATTCGTGGTGTTGAGAGTGGCGGTGTAGTTGAAGGTTTACCGTGCCATACCTTCCCGACCGATGATGGCGGCGTAGACATGAAATGTCCGACCGAAATCGCTATCTCAGACCGTCGTGAATCTGAACTGGCTAAAAACGGTTTTATCCCGCTGGTGCATCGTAAAAATACCGATTTTGCCGCCTTCATTGGCGCCCAATCACTGCAGAAGCCAGCAGAGTATTATGATGCTGACGCAACAGCTAACGCCACGCTTTCAGCGCGTTTACCTTACCTGTTCGCTTGTTCACGTTTTGCACACTATTTGAAATGTATTGTGCGTGACAAAATCGGTACGTTTAAAGAACGCGACGATATGCAGCGCTGGTTAAACGACTGGGTAATGAATTACGTCGATGGTGATCCGTCTAACTCCTCAATTGAAATTAAAGCTCGCCGTCCACTGGCTGCTGCTGAAGTTATTGTTGAAGATGTTGAAGGCAACCCTGGCTATTACCAAGCCAAATTCTTCCTGCGCCCGCATTTCCAGTTGGAGGGTTTAACCGTATCTCTGCGTATGGTAGCCAAACTTCCTTCTGTTAAAGGCGGAGCCTGA
- the tssB gene encoding type VI secretion system contractile sheath small subunit — translation MVNKNNSQKFIARNRAPRVQIEYDVEIYGSEKKVELPFVMGVLADLSGKPLEPLPLVADRQFLEIDIDNFDERMKAMRPRVAFAVPNTLTGEGQLMIDVTFESMSDFEPDAIARKVDSLSQLLEARTQLANLQTYMDGKAGAEELVMKLLQDKALLNSLASAPKKSNDGSEAKPA, via the coding sequence ATGGTTAATAAAAATAATTCGCAGAAGTTTATTGCGCGAAATCGAGCGCCTCGCGTTCAAATTGAATACGACGTTGAAATATACGGTTCTGAAAAGAAAGTTGAACTTCCATTTGTAATGGGTGTACTTGCAGACTTATCGGGTAAACCACTTGAACCGTTGCCACTGGTTGCCGATCGTCAATTCCTGGAAATTGACATCGATAATTTCGATGAGCGTATGAAAGCAATGCGTCCACGTGTGGCATTTGCGGTACCGAATACACTGACCGGTGAAGGTCAGCTGATGATTGATGTAACTTTTGAAAGTATGAGTGACTTTGAGCCTGATGCAATTGCTCGAAAAGTTGATTCTCTTTCCCAACTACTAGAAGCACGTACTCAACTTGCCAACCTGCAGACCTATATGGACGGTAAAGCGGGAGCGGAAGAGTTAGTGATGAAACTTCTGCAGGATAAAGCGCTGTTAAATTCTCTGGCCTCTGCGCCTAAAAAGAGCAATGACGGCTCTGAAGCGAAACCTGCGTAG
- the tssK gene encoding type VI secretion system baseplate subunit TssK, translated as MRTKKVVWSEGLFLRPQLFQQQERYLEYYSHKRALTLTPFFWGFSAYEIDREALSYGKLVLRAASGVLPDGTPFDIPGHADLPQPLTIAPEHLGKMIYLAVPLRLDNSNETIFDEYDSGSLARFYGNEAELNDTNAIHQGPKPVQLAQLRLRLVSESEMTESWIGLPLTRVRAIQPDGSVLLHVDDYIPPVTGYGANQLLSEWLTHLNGLVKMRAGMLATRLSNSDGKASASAEIVDYLLLQIFNKYEPLLDHLRTIPELPPIMLYQELAKFAGELSTFIRVKTRRPRSAPGYKHASLYASIRPLVDDIHEQLNQILVRAGQMITLESRGNGVWSANVLPNELRGFSNLVVAVSAQLPMDILQHQYLAQAKFSAPQQLHELVRSHLPGLEIHPLPVPPRQIPYSAGHVYFELAKSGPFWDRIASSGAIALHIAGDFPDLKMELWGIRD; from the coding sequence ATGAGAACAAAAAAAGTCGTCTGGAGTGAAGGTCTTTTTCTGCGCCCTCAACTCTTTCAACAGCAAGAGCGTTACCTGGAATATTACTCTCATAAGCGAGCTCTCACCCTTACGCCCTTTTTTTGGGGTTTTTCAGCTTATGAAATTGATCGTGAAGCGCTTTCATATGGAAAACTGGTTCTCCGCGCTGCGAGCGGTGTTCTGCCGGATGGTACGCCATTTGATATTCCAGGACATGCCGATCTGCCGCAGCCATTAACTATCGCACCTGAACATCTTGGCAAGATGATTTATTTGGCTGTGCCGCTGCGCCTGGATAATAGTAATGAAACTATTTTCGATGAGTACGATAGCGGTTCTCTGGCGCGTTTTTACGGCAATGAAGCTGAGCTGAATGATACCAATGCCATTCACCAGGGACCTAAACCTGTGCAGCTGGCGCAGTTGCGCCTCCGTTTGGTGTCAGAAAGCGAAATGACGGAGTCGTGGATTGGATTACCGCTGACGCGCGTACGCGCTATCCAGCCTGATGGCAGCGTATTACTGCATGTTGATGATTACATCCCACCCGTGACAGGTTATGGCGCGAACCAGCTGCTCAGCGAATGGCTGACGCATCTGAACGGTCTGGTAAAAATGCGTGCGGGAATGTTGGCAACGCGATTATCAAACAGTGACGGTAAAGCGAGTGCGAGTGCAGAAATCGTTGATTATCTTTTACTGCAAATCTTTAATAAATATGAGCCATTGCTCGACCATCTGCGCACCATTCCTGAGTTACCACCCATCATGCTCTACCAGGAACTGGCCAAATTTGCGGGCGAACTTTCTACCTTTATACGGGTGAAAACACGCAGACCACGATCGGCGCCAGGCTACAAGCACGCTAGCCTTTATGCCTCTATCCGCCCCCTGGTTGATGATATTCATGAACAGCTCAACCAGATTCTGGTGCGTGCGGGCCAAATGATCACGCTGGAATCACGTGGTAACGGTGTCTGGTCGGCGAATGTGCTGCCAAATGAACTGCGCGGTTTCAGTAATCTGGTTGTCGCGGTATCTGCGCAGCTACCTATGGATATTCTGCAGCATCAATACCTGGCTCAGGCAAAATTCAGTGCACCGCAGCAATTGCATGAACTGGTACGTTCGCACTTGCCTGGCCTGGAAATCCATCCTCTGCCTGTCCCTCCGCGTCAGATTCCCTACAGCGCCGGCCACGTTTACTTTGAACTGGCTAAGAGTGGTCCATTCTGGGATCGCATTGCCAGTAGCGGCGCTATTGCATTGCACATTGCCGGTGATTTCCCTGACCTGAAAATGGAACTGTGGGGGATTCGTGACTAA
- the tssJ gene encoding type VI secretion system lipoprotein TssJ: protein MITKIMHHAAASHRRWLTMLIILSMTSMLTSCQSTPNNDSSAHTESVKITFDASNTINKNDAGEANPLRITVYQLNQQQAFMASDFITLTESRDPELTSQISLIYDTMIVPGEKKDKVIETPKNVTALGVITAYRDISDSEWKVLYIIPEKPKRSWFQRYFKRDKVWQPHIQVRMNNLTTSVKPVN, encoded by the coding sequence ATGATTACTAAAATAATGCATCATGCTGCCGCCTCCCATCGGCGTTGGCTAACGATGTTAATCATTTTATCGATGACCAGTATGCTAACGTCTTGCCAAAGCACGCCGAATAATGATTCGAGTGCACATACGGAATCCGTAAAAATTACTTTTGATGCATCCAACACTATAAATAAAAATGACGCAGGAGAAGCAAACCCTCTTCGTATTACGGTGTATCAATTGAATCAACAGCAAGCATTTATGGCCAGTGATTTCATTACTCTTACTGAGAGTAGGGATCCTGAACTTACTAGTCAGATTTCGCTTATTTACGACACAATGATTGTCCCCGGTGAGAAAAAAGATAAAGTTATTGAGACGCCTAAAAATGTTACTGCTCTGGGTGTGATAACGGCCTATCGAGACATATCCGACTCGGAATGGAAGGTGCTTTATATTATTCCTGAGAAACCCAAGCGCAGTTGGTTTCAACGTTATTTTAAACGAGACAAAGTTTGGCAGCCTCATATTCAAGTCAGAATGAATAATCTGACAACTTCAGTTAAACCGGTAAATTAA
- the tssL gene encoding type VI secretion system protein TssL, long form yields the protein MSEHDNFNLNSTFFDNQADTDSNGQELGHFLLDESTSFSDFKTNPAINHDAINERYDSSRLRSESIHERVNRVKNASLPLLEAAQPLLRALSEMPEKVNGKDEANLLKETLKKEITLFSVVCDEADISWKKMAIVRYCMCTALDEAVLARSWSKDVNWSQGNLLNHFEGDNDGGIKFFLLVGRLSMSPQEYADVLEVQLIILGLGFEGRYSIIENGERQLNRIRQRLLTLLQSSREDRGMALSPQGVPVRSGKKRYQFYVPVRISMLVAGVLIAGSFIYAKYHLMIPLSDIVTRIDASARSPITLPPEPAVGKLRLAELLKEEIARKLVTVDETPERSLVIFRGDGMFKTGTFDVLESMQSILKRVAEEIHRVNGKTLIVGFTDSQPINKPGLPSNQVLSEKRAASVAQWLQQAGIPAENIRVEGKGDSQPVGSNATPEGRAQNRRVEILVNY from the coding sequence ATGAGCGAGCATGACAATTTTAACCTGAACAGCACGTTTTTTGATAACCAGGCGGATACCGATAGTAACGGCCAGGAGTTGGGACATTTCCTGCTCGATGAATCGACCAGCTTTTCAGATTTCAAGACCAATCCGGCGATAAATCATGACGCAATAAATGAACGTTATGACAGCAGTCGTCTGCGAAGTGAAAGCATTCATGAGCGGGTTAATCGCGTTAAAAATGCGTCCCTGCCATTACTTGAAGCGGCGCAGCCATTACTGCGTGCGTTAAGCGAAATGCCCGAAAAAGTGAACGGGAAAGATGAAGCTAATTTGCTGAAGGAGACGCTGAAAAAAGAGATCACGCTCTTCAGCGTCGTCTGCGATGAGGCAGATATTTCCTGGAAGAAGATGGCCATTGTGCGCTATTGCATGTGTACCGCACTGGACGAAGCCGTTCTGGCGCGTTCGTGGAGTAAAGATGTCAACTGGTCGCAAGGCAACCTGCTTAATCACTTTGAAGGCGATAACGATGGCGGCATAAAATTCTTCCTGCTGGTGGGCCGCTTGTCCATGTCACCTCAGGAATATGCCGACGTTCTTGAAGTTCAGTTGATTATTCTCGGCCTTGGCTTCGAGGGGCGTTATAGCATTATTGAAAACGGTGAGCGCCAACTTAATCGCATTCGCCAACGTCTATTGACACTATTACAAAGCTCTCGGGAAGACCGAGGCATGGCTCTGTCACCGCAAGGCGTTCCGGTGCGCAGTGGCAAAAAACGCTATCAGTTTTATGTTCCTGTCCGTATCTCCATGCTTGTCGCCGGAGTATTGATCGCCGGTAGTTTTATCTATGCCAAATATCACTTGATGATCCCGCTTAGCGATATCGTCACTCGCATTGATGCTTCTGCACGTTCACCCATAACCCTGCCTCCAGAACCGGCAGTTGGAAAGCTAAGGTTAGCCGAATTACTTAAGGAAGAGATCGCCCGCAAGCTGGTTACTGTGGACGAAACGCCTGAGCGCAGCCTGGTGATATTCCGCGGTGACGGCATGTTCAAAACCGGCACATTTGATGTGCTGGAAAGCATGCAAAGTATCCTCAAGCGTGTGGCTGAAGAGATCCATCGCGTAAATGGCAAGACGCTGATTGTCGGTTTCACCGACTCGCAACCCATCAATAAGCCTGGCCTTCCGAGTAATCAGGTCCTCTCGGAAAAACGCGCTGCCAGTGTGGCGCAATGGCTGCAACAGGCCGGCATCCCTGCTGAAAATATTCGAGTTGAAGGAAAAGGGGATAGTCAGCCCGTTGGCAGTAACGCCACGCCTGAGGGACGAGCACAAAACCGTCGCGTCGAAATATTAGTTAATTATTAA
- the tssM gene encoding type VI secretion system membrane subunit TssM yields MSVFNRIFSGTGLRRFSLIAVYCVLAAAVWYLGPWFGFGEATPWAGAENRIIMLVMLFVMLLLRWNRLPLFLDLSLFAMAMVWTLGPHIMIGENYPLKSNINRGAVIAVLLVLTGLYGLWRLLQALAVNPALLNSLMSKRSAAVEAKPDMSAITQIIAAGVKHTQRVHRALPLWRRFFSFSDSKTRLPWFMIIGPKNAGKTTMLFSSGLDFPLPEQLNRQDRENPSTDNIECLYTNDALFLDTSGKYLQEAEHVQQEWRGILGALKKYRPKHSIHGVVVTLSVEDILHRTQSERLGIAAALRSRLSEARETLGLRFPVYVNITRMDMLTGFSAYFRNLTAIEREQVLGVTLPFERQSHDSGAELGKQISETLAQLESRLGSTLCQRQLEEYDVTDRKQMYAVPQDFRLLAQGVTEMLQHIFLSSRYDETQFNTTLRGIYFMSSCQPAEKGLLNNNTVVQRWRNVVEHQYPETAASYGLQQAEGGVIDNSPWGKHYFLRQLFSDVISADRDLVSSSLRMRTRDRLQNFAGHLAATMLAVWLIWGIVTSFHLNDDYLATIGVRTTQLTEKVVEYVDHPEQQLLPGVLYSTLALKQYLGLDISNPPLNWRYGLYTPATVERRADKLYTFFLQNALLPKLQLQAAISLNKAVVDNDPLAAWDALKLYLMLNGEGDADAGFLIAQINQQWKASGMIDAYGEQETFDSHLNALFSSKGWREKSSPIDQPLVKRARDMLVQIPQTTRIWQHLKQKLQLVAPPSVTLQAMVDPQAPMIFKQNAIENQPEGVPGIFTRDGWRNLVKKQLATSLIGLQREDSWVLGKTGRVVNPLTLRDEVLILYLQEYAHQWQQFLSSIRLIPMGGQQNLSMDVSLLRTLVADNSPLRGLLERAVSETTLAETKDKTLQTALQTELRTGRLVQQATRLKDSVDFREQRLIHQYVDFPFSSLRLFVKGDQDGTGYNPNQTVGLNRLMNLLTDQYTRYVVYSSALDEGDIPVMGMDSSRLAAESRTWPEPVKGILMPLLGRSNESIQKSIVKLSVTAIDNGIGQVCRKTLQGRYPFAKSQQEVSLNDFERFFAVDGVVDSWFKQNMADKVDTSTYPWRYKGNGGGEGLSFFQQAAAVRDAFFDADGRKVSLNLSTRVHYLSPDIAQLMLSVGGETLRYSHGPVMPMAFHWPSGGLTSSVTMTGQRLPSSALPDLTFHGAWSVMHWLDSAERVTSQGADSRIYRWSLGGKPVELEIGGLGNGNQNLQGMLRGFRCPG; encoded by the coding sequence ATGTCAGTGTTTAATCGAATTTTCTCAGGAACAGGATTAAGACGCTTTTCTCTGATCGCTGTTTATTGCGTGCTGGCGGCGGCGGTTTGGTACCTCGGCCCCTGGTTTGGTTTTGGTGAGGCTACCCCTTGGGCGGGTGCTGAAAACCGCATCATTATGTTGGTGATGCTGTTTGTGATGCTGCTTCTGCGCTGGAATCGTCTGCCACTGTTTTTAGATCTCTCGCTCTTTGCGATGGCGATGGTTTGGACTCTGGGTCCCCATATCATGATTGGGGAAAACTATCCGCTCAAAAGCAATATAAACCGCGGTGCAGTCATTGCTGTGCTGCTGGTATTGACGGGGCTGTATGGACTTTGGCGGCTGTTGCAGGCGCTGGCTGTAAACCCGGCGTTACTTAACTCACTGATGAGTAAAAGGTCAGCTGCGGTAGAAGCTAAACCAGACATGAGCGCTATCACGCAGATCATTGCAGCGGGTGTGAAACATACCCAGCGTGTTCATCGTGCCTTGCCATTGTGGCGCCGTTTTTTCAGCTTCAGCGACAGTAAAACACGCTTACCGTGGTTCATGATAATTGGACCTAAAAACGCCGGTAAAACCACCATGCTGTTCTCATCGGGACTCGATTTCCCATTGCCAGAACAGCTGAATCGTCAGGACCGTGAAAATCCTTCTACCGATAATATTGAGTGCCTTTACACCAATGACGCGCTTTTCCTGGACACCTCAGGTAAATATCTGCAGGAAGCAGAGCATGTTCAGCAGGAGTGGCGTGGCATCTTAGGCGCATTGAAAAAGTACCGTCCTAAACACAGTATTCATGGCGTGGTTGTGACGCTCTCGGTTGAAGATATTTTGCACCGTACTCAGTCTGAGCGCCTCGGTATCGCCGCGGCATTACGCTCAAGGCTCAGCGAGGCGCGAGAAACTCTGGGATTACGTTTTCCGGTATACGTCAATATCACCCGAATGGATATGTTGACCGGTTTTAGCGCCTATTTCCGTAATCTCACAGCGATTGAGCGTGAACAGGTTCTTGGTGTAACGCTTCCCTTTGAACGTCAATCACACGACAGCGGAGCCGAACTGGGTAAGCAGATCAGCGAAACGCTGGCTCAGTTGGAAAGCCGTCTTGGTAGTACGCTTTGCCAGCGTCAGCTGGAAGAATATGACGTCACCGATCGCAAACAGATGTATGCCGTACCGCAGGATTTTCGTTTATTAGCGCAGGGCGTGACCGAAATGCTGCAGCATATTTTCCTGTCATCGCGCTATGACGAAACACAGTTCAATACCACATTGCGTGGCATCTACTTTATGAGTAGCTGTCAGCCAGCCGAAAAGGGGTTGCTCAACAACAACACGGTTGTTCAGCGCTGGCGTAATGTTGTGGAACATCAATATCCTGAAACAGCAGCATCATATGGTCTTCAACAAGCAGAGGGCGGAGTTATCGATAACTCTCCCTGGGGAAAACATTACTTCCTGCGTCAGCTTTTCAGTGATGTGATCAGTGCCGATCGTGATTTAGTCAGTTCCAGCCTGCGCATGCGTACGCGCGATCGCTTGCAGAACTTCGCAGGCCATCTTGCGGCAACGATGCTCGCTGTCTGGCTGATATGGGGAATTGTTACCAGTTTCCACCTGAATGACGATTATCTGGCGACTATTGGTGTTCGTACGACTCAACTGACTGAAAAAGTTGTTGAATATGTTGATCATCCTGAACAGCAGCTGTTACCGGGCGTCCTGTATAGCACGTTGGCATTGAAGCAGTATTTGGGGCTGGATATCAGTAATCCTCCGCTGAACTGGCGCTATGGTCTTTACACACCTGCCACCGTTGAACGTCGTGCGGACAAACTCTACACCTTCTTTTTACAGAATGCGTTGCTGCCAAAATTGCAGTTGCAGGCAGCCATCTCTCTGAACAAAGCCGTAGTCGATAATGATCCACTTGCTGCGTGGGATGCGCTGAAGCTTTACCTCATGCTGAATGGTGAGGGAGATGCCGATGCCGGCTTCCTGATTGCCCAGATCAACCAGCAATGGAAAGCCTCAGGCATGATCGATGCTTATGGTGAACAGGAGACGTTTGACAGTCATCTGAATGCTCTTTTCTCCTCGAAAGGATGGCGAGAAAAATCATCGCCAATCGATCAACCGCTGGTTAAGCGCGCCAGGGATATGCTGGTGCAGATCCCGCAAACCACCAGAATTTGGCAGCATTTAAAGCAGAAACTGCAGCTGGTAGCACCGCCAAGTGTCACCCTGCAGGCGATGGTTGACCCTCAGGCGCCGATGATTTTTAAGCAAAATGCTATCGAAAATCAGCCTGAGGGTGTACCCGGCATTTTCACCCGTGACGGGTGGCGAAACCTGGTAAAGAAGCAGCTCGCTACGTCGTTGATCGGCTTACAGCGTGAGGATAGTTGGGTACTGGGAAAGACGGGGCGCGTGGTAAATCCTCTCACGCTGCGTGATGAGGTACTGATTCTTTATCTGCAGGAATATGCGCATCAGTGGCAGCAATTCCTCTCGAGTATTCGTCTGATACCGATGGGGGGACAGCAGAATCTCAGTATGGATGTATCGCTGTTAAGAACCCTGGTCGCAGATAATTCGCCACTGCGCGGTTTGCTGGAACGTGCCGTCAGTGAGACGACTCTGGCGGAAACCAAGGATAAAACGCTGCAAACAGCTTTACAGACTGAGCTGAGAACCGGCCGACTGGTACAACAAGCTACGCGATTAAAAGACAGTGTCGATTTCCGTGAACAACGGCTTATTCATCAATATGTTGATTTTCCGTTCAGTTCACTACGACTTTTCGTGAAAGGCGATCAAGACGGCACGGGATATAACCCGAACCAAACCGTTGGGCTTAACCGGCTGATGAATCTGCTCACCGATCAGTATACCCGCTATGTGGTTTACAGCAGTGCGCTTGATGAGGGTGACATCCCGGTTATGGGAATGGATAGTTCCCGCCTGGCGGCGGAATCGCGGACGTGGCCTGAGCCAGTGAAGGGGATTTTGATGCCTCTGCTGGGACGTTCCAATGAAAGCATCCAAAAGAGCATTGTAAAGCTGAGTGTTACAGCCATTGATAATGGCATTGGCCAGGTTTGTCGTAAAACGCTGCAAGGACGCTATCCCTTTGCTAAAAGCCAGCAAGAGGTATCACTCAATGATTTTGAGCGCTTCTTTGCAGTGGATGGTGTGGTTGATAGCTGGTTCAAACAGAACATGGCCGACAAGGTTGATACATCAACTTACCCATGGCGCTATAAAGGCAATGGCGGCGGTGAAGGACTCTCCTTCTTCCAGCAAGCTGCCGCCGTCCGTGATGCATTCTTTGACGCGGATGGACGCAAAGTGTCATTGAATTTGTCTACCCGCGTGCACTACCTCTCTCCGGACATAGCGCAACTGATGCTGAGCGTTGGCGGAGAGACGCTGCGTTACTCACATGGCCCGGTCATGCCGATGGCGTTTCACTGGCCATCAGGTGGATTGACCTCTTCCGTTACGATGACCGGCCAGAGGCTCCCATCATCGGCACTGCCAGATCTGACATTCCACGGTGCATGGTCGGTTATGCATTGGCTGGACAGCGCCGAACGCGTAACGAGCCAGGGTGCAGACAGTCGAATTTATCGCTGGTCACTGGGTGGCAAGCCAGTAGAGCTGGAAATTGGTGGGCTGGGTAATGGCAATCAGAATCTGCAGGGCATGTTGCGCGGATTCCGCTGCCCGGGATGA